A stretch of DNA from Anopheles nili chromosome 2, idAnoNiliSN_F5_01, whole genome shotgun sequence:
tatctACCCCACGCCGAGGGGAAAGGAAACTGAAAGAACAGTAGGTTTATCAAAGCACAGAATGACAAGTGAATTTCATTATCAATTAGCAAATTTAGTTAAACTccataataaaaataacgaGAAGTGATCAACAGTACCCTAGCAGTAGTATCTTATTCatcaaaacagaaaacacgCTAATAAAGTAAGCTAGAATGTATGCAACTGCTTTTCAAGCCAAAAAGAACGTCCGAGAAGAAATCAACCATGTATGTATAAATATCCTGTGAcgaatttgtttgtttatttattttttcaactcACCGTTTCATGCAAAAGTGATTGAATTTGATAATAATGAATCTTATTCATGGTTATGGTGTCCGATCTATTAGCATTGCTTACGTTGTTATTAAAAGTGCCATAGAATTTTTATTGTGCACCTTAAACAATACATTCGATAATTATTAGATTTCTTCAAATCAACATTTTTCAAAGTTTTCAAATTATATGCAAACAAAGCCTTAAAATAATTTAAGGCTTAAAGTAGACCATATAGTACATTAGTACATGAAGGGAACGAGCAATTTACCTATTTCTTTTACATTTACCCTTAAACAGCAAACTGCGTGGAGTGGAGAGATGAAGTTTACAAACATTCGAAACAAACTCATCGACATTAATGTCCAGTTGACATTGTCAATCGCGAAAGAAGACGTGCAGAAGTGCAATAGCActgttaaaaaagaaaaaaaaacaattgctTAAAAAGACTACTACAGGGAAGTAGTCGACCGCAGAAAAAGTGCACTAGTATTTTGAAACTAATAGTTTGTCCATTACTCACCATaccaaaagaaaacgaagaaactCTTGCGTAAAATTTGCTCGTTTCACGTTCCAAAACAATTGACGGCTCTGTGTTGAAGATTCTCTTTGAGTTCTACTCGAACGTTCAGGTTGACTCCCTGGGAACTTTGGAGCAAAAACTATGTGGAAAAAATGGTATTGATTACGATAACCGTATGATTGATCGACGATCTTACCACGCTTGGGCTCGTCGGTTGGTGAGGTGTTACGAAGCTATCGAAGTGCACTTTTCCGAAGAATCGAACCATCATTCTGCGAAATCGACGAATTGTCAAGCGAAAGGTAACTTGTGCCTGTGATTTGTCGGTTTTCAAGACAATATTAACAGTTGTGCACTTTAGCTTTTTAATAGCCTCTCTTCGAGGAAGCAGTAGAGACGAGGAGCAACCGCCTTCATTCGAATGGATGTTTTTGAATCGGATAGTCGTCCTGCGGAAACGGAGGCTAGTGAAAAATTCATCAATGGGCACGCGACGTCAGAAGATGGCTCAGTGGTGGCGGTAGCGTGCGTTGCAGGGCGACGTAAAAaggccaaaagaaaaaacagatcTAAAAATAGTCAGTCAGAACCGGGGGTGGAACCTGTGACAGCGACATCGATATCGCTAGATACAGTACTGCTAGTAAAACCGTTGAAGGCAGAGCCAGCGGCGCAAGAAATTGCATACCGGGACACACGAAATGTAAATAGTAACAGTAGTAATAGTAGTAGTCATAGCAGCAGCCACAGCAATGGTCTGCCGGATGATGAACTGACGACCGTTGATGCCATCAGCAAGAAGCTGGCACAGTGTGTTCTCATAGGTCGAAATGGATTGACCAATGGTTTGCCAAAGCACGAAGTCAACAAAGTCGACGATTCACCGAGTGCAGCAGATCGTAGCCACGATACTAGCGCAGGAACGGGAATGTCCTCACCGCAAAACTACGACAAGGGTGCAACTGGTAGGAAAAAGCATCGAAGTAGACAGgcgaaaaaaacgcaatccaACCCTAGTTTTACGATTAATGGCATCGGAAAAGATGTCCACGACAAGCATCCACTTGAAGCAACTGCATGCTCGGAACTATATTTGGATAATGTCGTTCAGAAGGAAATTGTGGACATTCGGATGCCGAAGCGAAGAGGAGATATTGTCCAAACGCAAGATGGCATCGGATCGTCTCCAGGCGTCGATGAAGAAGGCGTCAGTGCTGCCTCTTTAACGTCTACCAGTGTGACTACCTCACCGTTCCCATTGCCAGAGTCTgaggaagcgaaacaacgTACCAACGCAGACGCCGCAGATCCCACGCCGGTGGAAATTACCTATGAGGTGTACGAGTCTGAGCGGCAGATGCCTGCAATCATGGCCCTCATACAGAAGGATCTCTCCGAACCATACTCGATCTACACCTATCGATATTTTATACATAACTGGCCAAAGCTGTGCTTTCTCGCGCTGCACCAAGGCACCTACGTAGGTGCAATAGTGTGTAAGCTAGACATACACCGACAGGACACACGTCGAGGGTACATCGCAATGCTGGCCGTAGATAAAGATTATCGGAAACTGAAAATCGGCACTACACTCGTGCAAAAGGCAATCCAGGTAAGCAATGCTGACTGCTGTTTggcgttttatgttttattccaTTAACCGCTGGGCTTCCATCTGGTCGTGTTTTAGGTTATGCTTGAGGATAAAGCCGATGAAGTAGTGCTGGAAACGGAAATTACGAACCAACCGGCACTTCGGTTATACGAAAATTTAGGTTTCGTGCGAGATAAACGGCTCTTCCATTACTATCTGAATGGTGTCGATGCTCTCCGTCTGAAGCTGTGGTTTAGATGAATGCATCTCCACCGGCCTCTGGTGAACCTTAAATTGCGCGACGGGTACAGCGCTGAGCCTTAGCACGCACTCCTTACTACGcaatagacacacacacacacatccatgcATACGAAGGATAGTGAAGGATTCGTATTGTGCAGCATCGAACTCCGAAGAAATCCAATTTTGAAAAGATTCTGTTTGCAGTCATTTTACTGTTCAACGTACTATCGACCTTAATTTGTATtacttttttgtcttttttcaaTTGTATCTTTGCGAGCGCCCTTTCGCGTAAACTGAAACTAATATAACGTTGACTGATTCCCAAGCTTCTGTATCTTATCCAAGCAAGGAATTAAAACTATCCAGTCAACTCTCGAAACAAAAAGATATATTTATGAAACGGTAGCCCAATATACTGCATGTTTTAAACGCGTATTTCTAAATTACGTTCAGCAAGGCATGCATATTCTAAAAGCTGGTTCATTCACATCAATCCTTCCTTCTAAAGTTAGCTGACGTGAATCTGAACTCGTGTGCGTGTAATTTATTGTGATTTGTAATGTGTTTGGCATTGTTTCGTTACATATTTTGCAGGCGATCGGCTTGTAGACCTTCACGTTATGTGGTCCCACGCTGCGATAAAAGcacaaataatttatttccaaatgAAGCAAGCAGCTACTCACGACCAAATTGATGATATTTGCTGGCAAAAGGACAAAAACGTGACGTGTTGAATCGCgtttttttcggtttgttaTGCAGAAATGAAGTAAGAAAATACGCAAAGGTTTTCGTTGGgggattttcattttctttggTTCGGTCGTACTCCAACATGATATGGAGTAAGCAGGATATTGGTGCATTAGTTTGAAATGATAGAATAGAGTCAAATCGTGCGTATTTGTTCATTTACGTTGTCACATCTTATATTAAAACCGTTACTTGGGAAAAGGGGATAATGGGAGTAAACCCATCAGGATTAGACCTTCAGCAACGTGTGAAGTGatgtaatttttgtttctgtccatttaatttcaattcacagaaaaaaaggcagaacTTGGGTGTTAAGTTCGcaaaatttcatatttttgtcCTGCTTCATAGAACTGCGAAAACGATACAAAAGCGCAATGAATCGAGGAACGAAATCACAACAAATGCAAAGCAGAACTAGCATAAATCCGAAATGATTTAGCATTGTAAatagtgaaaaaataaataagaaaattgaagaaaactCGAATAGATAACCAGACTGATGGAGCATTTTAATGGGGAGGGAATGAAGAAATACAAATCCTGAAAGAACAACCAGTAAATTTCTTCTCCTCCGAATAGACAAACACGACAGATAAAATTATTacactttttttattcaacacTTTAAAGATCTGCTTGTTAATACTTAATCACTAAATATTTCTTCGATTTTATCTTCCCTCTCGCGTGttcgtatgtatgtgtgtatttgttttttccaGGGTGTCCTGCTTTTGTATTCCTTTGCTTCAGTTCTCAAAAAAGTTCCATTTATTCGCTCCTTGCCTTGGAACCCATAATACTTCTCGGA
This window harbors:
- the LOC128731624 gene encoding N-alpha-acetyltransferase 30A, translated to MDVFESDSRPAETEASEKFINGHATSEDGSVVAVACVAGRRKKAKRKNRSKNSQSEPGVEPVTATSISLDTVLLVKPLKAEPAAQEIAYRDTRNVNSNSSNSSSHSSSHSNGLPDDELTTVDAISKKLAQCVLIGRNGLTNGLPKHEVNKVDDSPSAADRSHDTSAGTGMSSPQNYDKGATGRKKHRSRQAKKTQSNPSFTINGIGKDRRGDIVQTQDGIGSSPGVDEEGVSAASLTSTSVTTSPFPLPESEEAKQRTNADAADPTPVEITYEVYESERQMPAIMALIQKDLSEPYSIYTYRYFIHNWPKLCFLALHQGTYVGAIVCKLDIHRQDTRRGYIAMLAVDKDYRKLKIGTTLVQKAIQVMLEDKADEVVLETEITNQPALRLYENLGFVRDKRLFHYYLNGVDALRLKLWFR